One window of the Triticum dicoccoides isolate Atlit2015 ecotype Zavitan chromosome 3B, WEW_v2.0, whole genome shotgun sequence genome contains the following:
- the LOC119281283 gene encoding uncharacterized protein LOC119281283, with amino-acid sequence MAGGNPDSPLDAELMVSNLPQMSPTHVNISKRYILQQATNTLNLQITDHDILDMGEHGLIASLSINLPPHRGWATTEHKKIYGDFKSTSLEAAESANVAAISYLQGNNIAVFDDANLQPLKKCRRELLQATSWSWGFEQSTMHLKKQVEAMERDRVQPLTLLLSSNDDDPNTPLLQEPDEELVPTPEAEPQFNGSAMNTPPAEVISNLFLVTSKLEPESEDNGTTRVSGKRSAKRALFNHANQL; translated from the exons ATGGCGGGCGGGAATCCGGATTCTCCATTGGACGCAGAACTCATGGTCAGTAACCTTCCACAG ATGTCGCCAACCCATGTCAACATAAGCAAACGTTACATTCTTCAGCAAGCCACAAACACTCTTAACCTACAAATCACTGACCATGACATACTTGACATGGGGGAACATGGCCTAATTGCCTCTCTTTCAATCAATTTACCACCTCATAGAGGCTGGGCAACCACAGAACACAAAAAAATTTATGGGGATTTCAAAAGTACATCCCTCGAAGCTGCTGAATCAGCTAATGTGGCTGCCATAAGCTATCTACAAGGAAACAACATAGCAGTGTTTGATGATGCAAACCTACAGCCCCTGAAGAAATGCAGAAGAGAACTTCTACAAGCAACATCCTGGTCATGGGGTTTTGAGCAATCTACTATGCATCTTAAAAAACAAGTTGAAGCCATGGAAAGAGATAGGGTGCAACCATTAACATTACTGCTTTCATCCAATGATGACGATCCAAATACACCACTTCTTCAG GAACCCGATGAAGAATTGGTTCCAACACCTGAAGCAGAACCACAGTTTAATGGCAGCGCAATGAACACACCGCCAGCTGAAGTGATCTCTAACCTCTTTCTCGTCACCAGCAAGCTGGAACCAGAAAGCGAAGACAACGGAACTACTAG GGTGTCTGGAAAAAGAAGTGCAAAGAGAGCGTTGTTCAACCATGCCAATCAGCTATAA